CTCATAACTCAAAACTCATCACTGAGCACGAGGAGCGCGGCCGCGTTATTCGAGGCCAACGTATTCACCCCAGGAGGTGGATGTTTCCCAGACTCGAACCCGCTCCAGCTCGAGGCCGGTCGGGATCTCGTAGCTCGTCCCGCTCGGAGACTCGACCGTACCATCGGCCGCGATCCGCTCCGCCATCTGTTGGTAGATCCACCGCGCCAGCACCTCGGTCGTCGGATCGCAATCATCGAAGATCAGCACGCGATCACCGATCGCCGTCAGTCCTTCGAGTTGAGGGTCCGCCGAGTTGAGCGCCATTGCGTGGTCGAGTCGCTTGACGATGTCGATCACCACCATCTTGAGCGCCTTGTAATCACACACCATATCGTGGTCATCGAGCTCGCGACCACGCGCGACAACCTCGATTCGGAGGCTGTGTCCGTGCGGAAAACGGCACTTCTCCGGGTGCTTGCTCAGCCGGTGCCCGTATTCCACCTCGAATGTCTTGGCGATCCTGAAGAAACCCATTCAAACTCCCCGGCCCCCTCCGAAGAGGTCCAGATGTAGGCGCGGAGTGTAACGAAAGCCGTGCTCCAGACACAAGGCCGCCACTGACGGTGCCCGTTCAGCCACCTCCTCAGCGTTCCTGCCCTGGGCCATGAGGAGGACTCGTCCCGGGTCGATTTTCCCCAGGGCGCCGAGCAGGTCGAGGATCTCCGGCATATCGCCGGCGTTCTCGACGACGAACTTGAGCTGGTGTTCGGGGAAACGCTCGAGGAGCTCCGTCATGGGCTCGCGATTCTTCCGCAGGCGGCCGTGACGATCGTTGTTGGCGTCCGTCGGGTCGGAGTTGGCAGTCTTCGGCGAAAGGGACAGAAGGTCGCAATAAAAGACGGGATTGACCGTGCCGGCCGTTTCGACAGTGATATGAAGGCCAACCTCAAGCAGGCCTCTCGTGAGGGCTCCGATCTCCCTTTGGATCAGGGGCTCTCCGCCGGTGACCACGACGTGACCGACGCCCGACGCCACCGCTCCTTCGACCAACTCCCCGACTGCCCGCCGCTCCCCCTCCGGCTCCCAGGAGGCGTACGGCGTGTCGCACCATCGGCACCGCAAATTGCACCCTGACGTGCGGATGAAGTGCGACGGCACACCGGCCAGCAGCCCTTCCCCTTGGATGCTGGTGAAGGTCTCGGAGATGAACATAGGTGGTGAAGGTATCACCCCGATTGTCAATTAGGAATTAGGAGTTAGGAATTAGGAATTTCCACCCCCCCCCGTTCTAACTGAATGCCTCGGGCGGTTGGGCGGCATTCCTCATTCCTCATTCCTCATTTAGGGATCGTCAGCAGTCGACTCCCCGGCATGAAGGTGATGCCAGAGATGGCGCCCGAGCCGCGGGCCCAACGCTCTCTGCAGCTCTTCGACGGTTGCCTGCTGGACGCCGCGAACCGATCCGAAGCGATTGAGCAATGCACGCGTCCGACCCGGCCCGATCCCTGGAACCGCCAGAAGCTGCGAGGAAAGGGTCCTCTTCGAACGCCGAGACCGGTGGCGGCTGACCGCAAACCGATGGGCCTCGTCGCGGACCTCGCGCAGGACGAGGTGGGCCGGGTCTGATGCATCGAGACGCAACGGTTCCGACGCCGCCGGCAGCCAGACCAGTTCTTCGCGCTTGGCAAGGGCGACGACCGGCAGGTCGACGCCCAGTGAGTCGAGGGCCGCCATCGCCGCGTTCAGCTGCCCGACGCCGCCGTCAATCAACACCAGATCCGGCATCTGTCGTTCTTCGTCACGCAGGCGGCGGTAGCGCCGTCCGACCGCTTCGGCGATCGCCGAGAAGTCGTCGATACCCTCGATCTCCCGAATGTTGAAGCTCCGATACTGGCGTTTGTTGAGGCGCCCGTTCTGCCAGACGACACACGAAGCCGTCGTCTCCTTGCCGCTCGAGTGGGAGATGTCGAAACACTCGATCGAGCTGACCGGGCCCGTCAGTCCGAGCGCTTCGCCGATCCGGCGGGCGAGGTGTTGAGCCTGCGAACGAGGCGCCCGGAAGCGAAGATCGAATGCCGCGCGGGCATTGTCGAGGGCGAGCTGGACGCGACGCGCCCGCTCACCCCGCCGAGGTGTCGAAATATCCACCGCGTGATCGCCGGTGAGGCGCAGAAACGCCCGCAGCATTTCACGGTCATCTTCGTCGAGCTCCTGTGCGAGCTCCACCCGCCGGGGAATCGACGGGTTCGCTTCGTAGTATTGGGCCAGGAAGCTCACCAGGAGCTCGCGCGCCGCGACGTCGCCAACCCCTTCGAAATGGAACTCGCGCTTGTCCACCAGGCGGCCCGAACGATAGGGCAAAAGACAGACGGTGGCGTGCTCGCCGTCAGTCCAGACCGCCACGACGTCTGCATCACCGCGGCCGGGCCGTTCGACATCCTGTTTCTCGCCAAGACGTTCGACGACCGCGAGCAGGTCGCGATAGCGGCCTGCGAGCTCGAAATCCTCCCGCTCCGACGCCGCCCACATGCTCTTTTCGAGCCGCGGCAGGAGGCTCCAGCGGCGGCCCGCGAGGAAGAGCCGCAACTCCTCGACCACCTCGGCGTAGGCCTCGGGCGTCGTCAGGCCGTCCACGCACGGTCCCAGACAGGCTCGCATGTGGTAGTAGAGGCAGGGCCTCGGCAGGCGACCGTCGATTTCGATCTGGCAGGTCCTTACCTGGAAATGGGTGCGCGCGAGATCCATCAGCTTGCGCGCCATACGCTGGCCCATGAAGGGCCCGAAGTAGCTGTGGCCGTCGTCGCGGACCTTTCGAGTCAACTCGATTCTCGGCCACGCCTCGCCGGTCGTCAGCTTGAGGTAGGGATAGGTCTTGTCGTCCCTCAGATGGACGTTGAAACGCGGGCTGAGACGTTTGATCAGGGTGTTTTCGAGGATGAAGGCCTCGGCCTCGCTGGCAGTCACGGTGAATTCGAGACGGCGGGCCCGCTCGAGCATATTGAGCGTTCGTTCTGGCAGATCGTGCCTCCCGAAATACGAAAGGACTCTTCGCCGCAGGTTTCGCGCCTTACCGACGTAAAGGTCATTCCCCAGCCGATCCTGGAATCGGTAGACCCCCGGCCGCTCCGGGGCCTCCTTCGCACGTTCGAGGAGGGGATGCGGGTCGCTCATCTCAGCATCTTACTGCGGCCAACGTTTAAACGTTGAAACGTTAGAACGTTAAAACGTTTTCTGCCTCTGGGACCCGGTCTCAGTCCTCGGGAACCAGGCCGAGGCGGACGAGCGCGCGCCGTGCCGCCTGGTGCTGAGCGTCACGCTTGCTGACACCTTCGCCACGGGCCACCGGTTCACCATCCCAGAGCACGTCGTAGACCCAAAGGCGACGGTGGTCGGGACCCGACACACCGACCTTACGGTACTCCGGCAACGGCAAGCCGCGCGCCTGGGCGACTTCCTGCAACGACGATTTCGGGTCCGCCAATGCGAGAGTACGGTCGTCCAGGTTGTCCAGATCATCGGCGAACTGATGCTCGACGAATTTGAGTGCGGCTTCCCATCCGCCATCGAGCGCGATCGCGCCAACCACCGCTTCGAAGAGGTCCTCCAGCAGGGCCGATCGCTCCCTTCCCCGCCCCAGCTCCTCGCTCGGGCCGAGAACGACCCAACCGTCGAGGCCGAGCAGCGCCGCCCTTTCGGCCAATCGCTCCGAACGCACCAGGTGAGCCCGCTTGCGGGTCAACTGACCCTGATCATCTCGCGGGAATTCTTCGAACAGTATCTTGGCCGCCGCGTGGCCGATCACCGCATCGCCGAGAAACTCGAGCCGCTGATAGGAACCCCTCTCCTGCGCCGTCAATGCCGAACCGTGGCGGAGGGCACGCCGCAGCAGGTCCTTATTCTCGAATCGATAGCCGAGGAGGGTTTCGAGCTGTTGAAGGGCTTCGTCACTGTTGGCCGTCATGCGGTCATTCTACAAAGGGATTTGAATTTTGAATTCTCAGTTTTCAATTTTCAATTCCCCTCCACCCCCCGCACATTGGGGGGGCGGGCGCGAAATCCGAAATTCGAAATCCGAAATGACATGACGACGGCCTGGCCTCGGCAGGCCAGCCGGAATGTCATCCCGAGCGAGCGCAGCGAGCCGAGGGATCTATGGCGCGGGTGAATGGGTCCCCTTCCCCCCTCTGCGCCTTTTCTCCATTTCTCCATTTTCGACAAAATGATCGGCCTATCGTCCTGACTTATTGATGATCTCAGTCATGCGCTCGAGAATGCGTTCGCCGTGTGAACCTGGCCAATAGACGCGTCCGCAGCCGTTGCAGCGGCGGAATCTGGGCGAGGTCGCCAACACGTGCGGTGGCGCCACATCGGCCACGTCCTCGCGTCTCACGTCGACCAGATCGCCATTGCACTCCCCGCAACGCGCGTGGTCGAGGTTCGCCTCGGGACGGAGCCCGAGGCGTTCGAACACCTCGACCAGCTGATCCTCCAGCCCCTCACTGCGAATGAGCATTGTCCGCGGACCGGCGGACGCCAGCTCACGATCCCTGGTCAGCAGCCACCTGCCCTCGGAGCGGGCCATCTCCGCCAACACACGGTCCTCAGGTCCCGGCTCCAAAAACCCGGTGTCGTAGCCGAAGAAACGGAGCCAGCGGGCCAGAGTGCCCAGCATCGCGTCGCACAGGAAGCGATGATCCCGTTCGCGGTGGCTGTCGTCGAACGTCATGTCCTTTCGAGATTATCTCTTTTGCCAGACGTATTTCGAATTTCGAATTTCGAATATTCCACCCACTCTCCCCGTCGATCGGGGGTACGGTTGGGAATTCCGAATTCCGAAGTGGGAGGGCGGCAGGGGGGTGTAGAATGCCTGACGCACTGCGGCGATCCATCAGCCGCAATATCGAGAAGGAGAAATCCAATGCCCACGATCGAAACCACACCAGATTTCGTCCAATCCGTATATGACACCACCCGCGACCGCCTCGAGGTCGTCAAGAAACGTCTCGGCCGTCCCATGACCCTCGCGGAAAAGGTGCTCTTCGGTCACCTCGCGGATGCGGACGCGGAACTCGATCGCGGCAAGGCCTACCTCCAGCTCCGCCCTGACCGGGTCGCGATGCAGGACGCGACCGCGCAGATGGCCCTGCTCCAGTTCATGCTATCGGGCAAGGACACGACCGCCGTACCGTCGACCGTCCATTGCGACCACCTGATCCAGGCCCGTTCCGGGGCAGAGGAGGATGTCGAGGCGGCGATCGATCGAAACCGGGAAGTCTACGACTTCCTGCAGTCGGCGTCCGCTCGTTACGGGATCGGTTTCTGGAAGCCCGGCTCCGGCATCATCCATCAGGTGGTGCTCGAGAATTACGCCTTTCCCGGCGGCATGATGATCGGCACCGACTCGCACACTCCCAACGCCGGCGGACTCGGCATGATAGCGGTCGGCGTCGGCGGCGCCGATGCCGTCGACGTGATGGCCGGCTTCAACTGGGAGGTCCTGCAGCCCGAGATCGTCGGCGTCAAGCTGACCGGCAGCCTGAAGGGGTGGGCTTCGCCGAAGGACGTCATCCTCAAGCTGCTCGGTATCCTCACCGTCAA
This DNA window, taken from Acidobacteriota bacterium, encodes the following:
- a CDS encoding 6-carboxytetrahydropterin synthase, producing MGFFRIAKTFEVEYGHRLSKHPEKCRFPHGHSLRIEVVARGRELDDHDMVCDYKALKMVVIDIVKRLDHAMALNSADPQLEGLTAIGDRVLIFDDCDPTTEVLARWIYQQMAERIAADGTVESPSGTSYEIPTGLELERVRVWETSTSWGEYVGLE
- a CDS encoding 7-carboxy-7-deazaguanine synthase QueE encodes the protein MFISETFTSIQGEGLLAGVPSHFIRTSGCNLRCRWCDTPYASWEPEGERRAVGELVEGAVASGVGHVVVTGGEPLIQREIGALTRGLLEVGLHITVETAGTVNPVFYCDLLSLSPKTANSDPTDANNDRHGRLRKNREPMTELLERFPEHQLKFVVENAGDMPEILDLLGALGKIDPGRVLLMAQGRNAEEVAERAPSVAALCLEHGFRYTPRLHLDLFGGGRGV
- the uvrC gene encoding excinuclease ABC subunit UvrC — its product is MSDPHPLLERAKEAPERPGVYRFQDRLGNDLYVGKARNLRRRVLSYFGRHDLPERTLNMLERARRLEFTVTASEAEAFILENTLIKRLSPRFNVHLRDDKTYPYLKLTTGEAWPRIELTRKVRDDGHSYFGPFMGQRMARKLMDLARTHFQVRTCQIEIDGRLPRPCLYYHMRACLGPCVDGLTTPEAYAEVVEELRLFLAGRRWSLLPRLEKSMWAASEREDFELAGRYRDLLAVVERLGEKQDVERPGRGDADVVAVWTDGEHATVCLLPYRSGRLVDKREFHFEGVGDVAARELLVSFLAQYYEANPSIPRRVELAQELDEDDREMLRAFLRLTGDHAVDISTPRRGERARRVQLALDNARAAFDLRFRAPRSQAQHLARRIGEALGLTGPVSSIECFDISHSSGKETTASCVVWQNGRLNKRQYRSFNIREIEGIDDFSAIAEAVGRRYRRLRDEERQMPDLVLIDGGVGQLNAAMAALDSLGVDLPVVALAKREELVWLPAASEPLRLDASDPAHLVLREVRDEAHRFAVSRHRSRRSKRTLSSQLLAVPGIGPGRTRALLNRFGSVRGVQQATVEELQRALGPRLGRHLWHHLHAGESTADDP
- the rnc gene encoding ribonuclease III, whose amino-acid sequence is MTANSDEALQQLETLLGYRFENKDLLRRALRHGSALTAQERGSYQRLEFLGDAVIGHAAAKILFEEFPRDDQGQLTRKRAHLVRSERLAERAALLGLDGWVVLGPSEELGRGRERSALLEDLFEAVVGAIALDGGWEAALKFVEHQFADDLDNLDDRTLALADPKSSLQEVAQARGLPLPEYRKVGVSGPDHRRLWVYDVLWDGEPVARGEGVSKRDAQHQAARRALVRLGLVPED
- a CDS encoding Mut7-C RNAse domain-containing protein, giving the protein MTFDDSHRERDHRFLCDAMLGTLARWLRFFGYDTGFLEPGPEDRVLAEMARSEGRWLLTRDRELASAGPRTMLIRSEGLEDQLVEVFERLGLRPEANLDHARCGECNGDLVDVRREDVADVAPPHVLATSPRFRRCNGCGRVYWPGSHGERILERMTEIINKSGR